A window from Plasmodium relictum strain SGS1 genome assembly, chromosome: 7 encodes these proteins:
- the NUP100 gene encoding nucleoporin NUP100/NSP100, putative has protein sequence MSLFNMNSFLNNDNKNIFNNSFNNTNIDKGSFSASNNLLKNKNMFMSNTSSNSIFGSFNQGNANKSIFGNTNIQTNLTNTDHSIFGSSKNQQSSNALVNKSIFNIGNVSTSLTGNKGLYDNINNHSNLNTKNLFGTSNVNTTTQGNLGNSLFMNTNNQNNLNMKNIFGTSSLNTQGTNLANKSIFGSLQPNNQTTTSNNIFGNLSSNQSNSRNIFGNLSSTTQNKTSIFGTLPTTNQNTSSIFGNAATTNQNKTSSIFGSLPTSNQTTTTSNIFGGLSTNQAKPTSNIFGSLPGTTTNTSTSNIFGNTATTSQNKTSSIFGSLPTSNQTTTTSNMFGGLSTNQAKPTSNIFESLPGTTTNTSTSNIFGNASTIQNKTGGIFGSLSTTTQPISNNLFSSTTPTNQGVTSNIFSSTPASQNKFNNIFGALPGTTPSTTATITSTTNNPGTNANTTSTNIFGNVTASTNQTNINDKNIFGTSSGLSLSTVNTNLNSNIGTNLGSNLNNTLSSTLNSNSNTSLNTGFNTNISTNLPSNLSGTLNTNLCNNLSSNLSGGLNTNENASKNIFLSDKNVINSSPVVQDKLLTSEQSKENGVLLQELKRDKEEVENIEILDNLDEDLKIIKSKESVFDKIYNDGISSDKGQERTFYNYINLIINDNINNIQKTTFSLLNDHDSLMWDNFKSNIFKNFVDYLVNFKQKKNQKVIKSNVLDLDQHEFQILIWLYNVNSYKIDFIPFKSFYYFLLSNTHLNYSKFFFGNSEKDILYDNFVEINDHYYMNSKNHFIKSQINSFDENVANNEKSNNILDFDSIFKQILKDILNSLLNMNLSITKENIKKKEKEEYYDGENKDKINYGNYTYENLLLNYLFGTLQHLHDKFYKIEISNYVSKDINQIEEYFFDTKSNIIFSYCYNNYYKNEMDKENSTIHFFFYLINIMFRCGNYIGLIQIIKNEEFIKHLSIDSYLYDFIILLIRILFLIYNKNNEINIFENTKIEINCSDILKKKINISNLINFFHSIIYICVNNIYAYDLLCILFSDIFYKNGNIYTNREKKIEMKSIFYYTNKKNNYDNNYEDEIAVDNSCNNGMRTYDNDDYNNDIDNEYKKGNNEHNNTPEKERKSKRKTFFFDMISNILQKPKKMKEGSFNNMEIKDELDKINKGMIQGNNNDILGITNKYSYNFEYCNIETSIWFELTLFITKNFDLYSSKFQENFDILDSNLSFYRYDDDNNTFLNDTKHRREKINSKIEKLFISISNYIITENKKYLSICSKLKVDEVINNFIIVDGKIAEKSKGNILKILKNNFLLYIKLFYYLLLVGNIYTTVVFLSCISNNLQRILLVLTIFLHKNNIFENPYLNNIKMKTLNFLKFQNENSLILDSSHDINDVPTSDKVNLVVLGMSNNDIPYEHFILRNNNINILLKITYLLNLKTYISIKLLKSIVQENQDILLNESIIGHINNNGNIFYGKLHDFLFLFKNKVKIKKDIKCFFLMYYVLNKQKFSHNKISSKKKSENDEYHYKSRNFKFVYNKNINTLSKISLDNSVISVHSSILYKISQFYAILAYFANQRKNYIISFICYYILKDEHSAINSLIRIYNDELIYYFHNNEKEYNYIRKCAFRFYHLAKNMWPSNVKLESIENKSHLVLTILFMKKKMFEEAFIIFSSNLIPENMLEKLSTADYYNIDLSSNFLMTLKELCKKNKISELVSKTTLYDIIKFLLPIKDKLDSQVVESINYLSSLSF, from the exons atgAGCCTATTTAATATGAactcatttttaaataacgataacaaaaatatttttaataatagttttaataatacaaatatagATAAAGGTAGTTTTTCAGcttcaaataatttattaaaaaataaaaatatgtttatgTCAAATACATCGTCTAATAGTATTTTTGGATCGTTTAATCAAGGAAATGCAAATAAGAGTATTTTTGGAAATACTAATATTCAAACAAATTTAACAAATACTGATCATTCTATTTTTGGAAGTTCAAAAAATCAGCAATCAAGCAATGCACTggtaaataaaagtatatttaaCATTGGTAACGTTTCCACGAGTTTAACTGGAAACAAAGGCTtatatgataatataaataatcatTCTAATTTGAATACAAAGAATTTATTTGGCACATCCAATGTTAATACTACTACTCAAGGAAATTTAGGAAATAGTTTATTTATGAATAcaaataatcaaaataatttgaatatGAAAAACATATTTGGAACATCATCCTTAAATACTCAAGGAACAAATTTAGCTAATAAAAGTATCTTTGGAAGTTTACAACCAAATAACCAAACTACAACATCCAATAACATTTTTGGAAACTTATCATCAAATCAAAGTAATTCACGAAATATTTTTGGAAATTTATCGTCAACTACTCAAAATAAAACAAGTATCTTTGGAACATTACCTACAACTAACCAAAATACAAGTAGTATTTTTGGAAATGCAGCAACAACCAATCAAAATAAAACTAGTAGTATTTTTGGGTCTTTACCAACATCTAATCAAACTACAACAACAAGTAATATTTTTGGAGGCTTATCTACTAATCAAGCAAAACCTACAAGTAATATTTTTGGTTCTTTACCAGGAACTACTACAAATACATCTACAAGTAATATATTTGGAAATACAGCAACAACTAGCCAAAATAAAACAAGTAGTATTTTTGGGTCTTTACCAACATCTAATCAAACTACAACAACAAGTAATATGTTTGGAGGTTTATCTACTAATCAAGCAAAACCTACAAGTAATATTTTTGAATCTTTACCAGGAACTACTACAAATACATCGACAAGTAATATTTTTGGAAATGCATCAAcaatacaaaataaaacaGGTGGTATCTTTGGATCTTTATCAACAACCACTCAGCCTATAAGCAATAATCTTTTTTCATCTACGACTCCAACAAATCAAGGAGTGAcaagtaatattttttcatctaCTCCAGCTAgtcaaaataaatttaataatatttttggaGCATTACCAGGTACCACCCCAAGTACAACTGCGACAATAACTTCAACTACTAATAATCCAGGAACTAATGCGAACACTACTTCTACTAATATTTTTGGAAATGTAACTGCAAGTACAAATCAAACTAacataaatgataaaaatatatttggaACCTCATCAGGCTTATCTCTAAGTACAGTAAACACTAATTTAAATTCTAATATAGGCACAAACTTAGGAtctaatttaaataacaCTTTAAGTTCCACTTTGAATTCCAATTCAAATACTAGCTTAAATACTGGTTTTAATACAAATATAAGTACCAATTTACCTAGTAATTTAAGCGGTACTTTAAATACTAATTTATGTAATAATTTGAGTAGCAATTTAAGTGGAGGTTTAAATACAAATGAAAATGcatcaaaaaatatttttttaagtgaCAAAAATGTGATAAATAGTAGTCCAGTTGTACAAGATAAACTTTTGACAAGTGAACAAAGCAAAGAAAATGGAGTATTACTACAAGAATTGAAAAGAGATAAGGAAGAGGttgaaaatatagaaatattagATAATCTTGATgaagatttaaaaattatcaaaagcAAAGAAAGTGTTTTTgacaaaatttataatgaTGGAATAAGTAGTGATAAAGGTCAAGAAAGaacattttataattatataaatttgatAATTAATGACAATATAAATAACATACAAAAAActacattttctttattaaatgaTCATGATTCCTTAATGTGGgataattttaaaagtaatatttttaaaaattttgttgATTACTTGGTTAATtttaagcaaaaaaaaaatcaaaaagttataaaaagTAATGTACTTGATTTAGATCAACATGAATTTCAAATATTAATTTGGTTGTATAATGTTAATTCTTATAAAATAGATTTTATACCttttaaaagtttttattatttcttattaaGTAACACTCATTTGaattattcaaaatttttttttggaaattCTGAAAAGGATATTTTATATGACAATTTTGTTGAAATTAATGATCATTATTATATGAATTCGAAGaatcattttataaaatcGCAAATAAATAGTTTTGATGAAAATGTAGCAAATAATGAgaaaagtaataatatattagatTTTGATTCTATCTTTAAGCAAATTTTAAAGGACATTTTAAACAGCTTATTAAATATGAATTTGTCTATAactaaagaaaatattaaaaaaaaagaaaaagaagaatattATGATGgtgaaaataaagataaaataaattatggAAATTATACCTATGAAAATTTGCTACTTAATTACCTATTTGGAACATTACAACATTTACatgataaattttataaaatagaaataagtAATTATGTTTCAAAAGATATAAATCAAAttgaagaatatttttttgacaCTAAatctaatataattttttcttattgttataacaattattataaaaatgaaatggaTAAGGAAAACTCTactattcatttttttttttatttaatcaaCATTATGTTTCGTTGCGGAAATTATATAGGattaatacaaataattaaaaatgaagaattcATTAAGCATTTAAGTATTGACAGttatttatatgattttataatattgttaataagaatattatttttaatttataacaaaaataatgaaataaatatatttgaaaatacaaaaattgaaattaatTGCAGTgatatactaaaaaaaaaaattaatatatctaatttaattaatttttttcattctattatatatatatgtgttaataatatatatgcttATGATTTGTTGTGCATTTTATTTTcagatatattttataaaaatggaaatatATACACAAatagggaaaaaaaaattgaaatgaagagtattttttattacacaaataaaaagaataactATGATAATAATTACGAAGATGAAATAGCTGTGGATAATAGTTGTAATAATGGAATGAGAACCTATGATAATGAtgattataataatgatattgaTAATGAATACAAAAAAGGTAATAATGAACATAATAATACTCctgaaaaagaaagaaaaagtaaaagaaaaacttttttttttgatatgaTTAGTAATATATTGCAAAAAcctaaaaaaatgaaagaaggTTCTTTTAACAATATGGAAATAAAGGATGAActtgataaaataaacaaaggAATGATACAaggaaataataatgatatattaggaataacaaataaatatagtTATAACTTTGAGTATTGTAATATTGAAACAAGTATTTGGTTTGAATTGACATtatttattacaaaaaattttgatttataTAGTAGTAAGTTTCAAGAAAACTTTGATATTCTTGATTCTAATTTAAGTTTTTATAGATATGATGATGATAAcaatacatttttaaatgatacaAAGCAtagaagagaaaaaataaatagtaaaatagaaaaattgtttattagtatttctaattatattattactgaaaataaaaagtatttgTCTATATGTTCAAAACTTAAGGTTGATGaagtaataaataattttattattgttgATGGTAAAATTGCAGAAAAGAGTAAAgggaatattttaaaaattttaaaaaataattttttattatatattaaattattttattatttattattagtaggaaatatatatactacAGTTGTTTTTTTATCTTGTATATCTAACAATTTGCAAAGAATATTATTAGTTCTAACAATATtcttacataaaaataatatttttgaaaatccttatttaaataatatcaaaatgaaaacattaaactttttaaaatttcaaaatgaaaatagtCTAATTCTTGATAGTTCACATGATATTAATGATGTTCCTACTTCAGATAAAGTAAATTTAGTAGTATTAGGTATGAGCAATAATGATATTCCTTATGAACACTTTATTCTGAGAAATaacaatattaatattttattgaaaataacATATTTACTTAacttaaaaacatatataagcATTAAATTACTGAAAAGTATAGTACAAGAAAACCAAGATATTTTACTGAATGAAAGTATAATAGgtcatataaataataatggaaatatattttatgggAAGTTAcatgattttttatttttatttaaaaataaggtaaagataaaaaaagatattaaatgtttttttttaatgtattatGTTTTAAATAAACAGAAATTTTCtcataataaaatatcaagcaaaaaaaaaagtgaaaatgatgaatatcattataaatctagaaattttaaatttgtttataacaaaaatattaatacttTAAGCAAAATATCATTAGATAATTCTGTTATAAGCGTTCATTCatctattttatataaaatttctcAGTTCTATGCAATATTAGCATATTTTGCAAATCAaaggaaaaattatataatatcatttatatgttattatatattaaaagatgaaCACAGTGCaattaattcattaattAGAATATACAATGACGAActcatatattattttcataataatgagaaggaatataattatatacgTAAATGTGCTTTTAGATTTTATCATTTAGCAAAg aatatGTGGCCGTCTAATGTTAAATTAGAATCAATTGAAAACAAATCACATCTTGTTTTAACTAtattatttatgaaaaaaaaaatgtttgaAGAggcttttattattttttcatcaaATTTAATCCCTGAAAATATGTTAGAAAAATTGTCAACAGCTGATTACTATAATATTGACTTGTcatcaaattttttaatgacattaaaagaattatgcaaaaaaaataag atAAGTGAATTAGTTAGTAAAACAACCTTATATGATATtattaagtttttattaCCTATTAAAGACAAATTAGATTCCCAAGTTGTTGAAagcataaattatttaagttcattaagtttttaa
- a CDS encoding mitochondrial carrier protein, putative — translation MNELSVNDALDEIESESFDFIWEEWEEYKGDVPLWQHIFCGSVAGLMEHVFMYPLDTMKTYFQTNNNLKCKENLENCNLYSCRNNCKELSTHKNIHIDKRNFCSSIGCGNCLNKTCNYENSCNIKMISHYNKKKISYSNVLELLKKKSKINKFHYNNSNLYNENISHIVNKKLQNNNNYYNKKINRYINNNKCVNSYCKYLLNLKKNGQNSCDTPQEKPNRNLLYKCKNKRINHLKRNINNLESPLGKNVMRKMEKLSNIYNNNMNNNIKKLQRNVKKQFTLLSFNNKEKKMYCSKKVTSKIILKKDKKKHKCSINYYKYSLNNNNIKNYYKKLKLLNTFVNIKQNNYIHIENNLFNFFVNKNNLTLMNNLKKIYVYILNKCYSINNCNSNHKRKDLLKFPFQNFLYNGNKNVSNMLNSSLNFFKKTNYFSLNYIFKKNFIYKNYYVNILNAQKKKNHLGSFMHLFQNMRNFLNYHTYKNITSGTKKIIRKKYLFSILSNDKNILLNDICYFTKNNNANLFNKNIISLSKYNLYKNNNTNLFDRNIHSLRKFNLYKNNNNSILNRFNNNFKNFNFFKNILIHKNKKNDMKIVRYNCSLIRNNFSYLYKGVNVVMLGCIPAHAMYFSTFEYSKKYFSNMNSNNSAIRILNNNKNEAINYKLNYFSIIISGFLATIAHDLIITPVDTLKQRIQLGINKNGLESIKVLKENGIRSLYLSLPITLLMNIPYQIIMICTNEQMKKFYFEYIFGFSGLNKNSSENKYNNLEDNNIKKKDNINIDENIKNVSTTNDINNNNNTNFYENKNFDKIINNLKEEKDKTKLIKFYIGQDIYSMNNFSKNKERRFFREDEENEETNAKTFSDEKNNSHILFKEIIKKLENNCNDDQKIYDKNIRDPLDFEKQKYMDLRNIWMNNYKNEFFSKHFNHITSYFVCAGIGGGIAAILTNPFDVIKTRIQTECFNTKGFHFFKVVSNLYYKEGLGSFFKGSLARMALCIPASAISWGSYETMKRFFKINFNSI, via the coding sequence atgaaTGAATTATCAGTAAATGATGCATTAGATGAGATTGAATCAGAATCTTTTGATTTTATATGGGAAGAATGGGAAGAATATAAAGGGGATGTGCCATTGTGGCAACATATATTTTGTGGTAGTGTTGCTGGATTAATGGAGCATGTTTTTATGTATCCGTTAGATACTATGAAAACTTATTTTCaaacaaataataatttaaaatgtaaagaaaatttagaGAATTGTAACTTGTATAGTTGCCGTAATAACTGTAAAGAATTAAGTACacacaaaaatatacatattgaTAAGAGAAACTTTTGTTCTTCAATTGGGTGCGGTAATTGCTTGAATAAAACTTGTAATTACGAAAATTCTTGTAATATTAAAATGATATcacattataataaaaagaaaattagtTACTCAAATGTATTAgagttattaaaaaaaaaaagtaaaataaataaatttcattACAATAATTCAAATTTGTACAACGAAAATATAAGCCAtatagtaaataaaaaattacagaataataataattactataataaaaaaattaatagatacatcaataataataaatgtgTTAATTCTTattgtaaatatttattaaatttaaaaaaaaatggacaAAATTCATGTGATACTCCTCAAGAAAAACCAAACAGAAATTTGTTGTATAAAtgcaaaaataaaagaattaatcatttaaaaagaaatattaataactTAGAAAGTCCTTTGGGTAAAAATGTTATGAGAAAAATGGAGAAATTATCAAATATCTATAATAACAACATGaacaataatattaaaaaattgcaGCGTAATGTTAAAAAACAATTCACTttactttcttttaataataaggaaaaaaaaatgtactGCTCAAAAAAAGTTACatcaaaaattattttaaaaaaagacaaaaaaaaacataaatgtAGTATCAATTATTACAAATATTCgttgaataataataatataaaaaattactataaaaaattaaagttatTGAATACatttgtaaatataaaacagaataattatattcatatagaaaataatctttttaatttttttgttaataaaaataatttaacattgatgaataatttaaagaaaatatatgtttatattttgaataaGTGTTATAGTATTAATAATTGTAATAGTAAtcataaaagaaaagatcttttaaaatttccatttcaaaattttttatataatggaaataaaaatgtttctAATATGTTAAATagttctttaaatttttttaaaaaaacgaATTATTTTAGtttgaattatatatttaaaaaaaattttatatataaaaattattatgtgaatattttaaatgcacaaaagaaaaaaaatcatttagGTTCTTTTATGCACTTATTTCAGAATATGAGgaattttttaaactatcatacatataaaaatataacatcAGGAACCAAGAaaataattagaaaaaaatatctattttctattttaagtaatgataaaaacatcttattaaatgatatatgttattttacaaaaaataataatgcaaacttatttaataaaaatattatttctttaagtaaatataatctttataaaaataataataccaATTTGTTTGATAGAAATATTCATTCTCTAAGAAAATTTaatctttataaaaataacaataatagtattttaaatagatttaataataattttaaaaactttaatttttttaaaaatattcttatacataaaaataaaaaaaatgatatgaaAATAGTAAGATATAATTGTAGtttaataagaaataatttttcttatttatataaaggaGTAAATGTTGTAATGCTAGGATGTATTCCTGCTCATGCTATGTATTTTTCAACTTTTGAGTAcagtaaaaaatatttttcaaatatgAATTCAAACAACTCAGCTATaagaattttaaataataacaaGAATGAAGCAATTAATTACAAATTGAATTATTTCAGTATAATAATATCAGGATTTTTAGCAACGATAGCTCATGATTTAATTATTACTCCTGTAGATACACTAAAACAAAGGATACAATTAgggataaataaaaatggttTAGAATCCATCAAagtattaaaagaaaatggtATAAGGAGTTTATATTTAAGTTTACCAATAACTTTGCTTATGAATATACCTTATCAAATTATTATGATTTGTACAAACgaacaaatgaaaaaattttattttgaatatatatttggTTTTAGtggattaaataaaaatagttctgaaaataaatataataaccTCGAAGacaataacataaaaaaaaaagataacataaatatagatgaaaatattaaaaacgTAAGTACTacaaatgatataaataataataataatacaaatttttatgaaaataaaaattttgataaaataataaataacttaaaagaagaaaaggaTAAGACtaagttaataaaattttatattggTCAAGATATATATTCAATGAATAattttagtaaaaataaagaaaggAGATTTTTTCgagaagatgaagaaaatgaagaaacaaATGCAAAAACATTTtctgatgaaaaaaataattcgcatattttatttaaggaaattattaaaaaattagaaaacaATTGTAATGATgatcaaaaaatttatgacAAGAATATAAGGGATCCACTAGATTTTGAAAAGCAAAAATATATGGATTTAAGAAATATTTGGatgaataattataaaaatgaattttttagtAAACATTTTAATCATATTACTTCTTATTTTGTGTGTGCAGGAATTGGTGGGGGAATAGCAGCTATTTTAACTAATCCATTTGATGTTATAAAAACAAGAATCCAAACTGAATGCTTTAATACAAAAGGATTCCATTTCTTTAAAGTTGTttcaaatttatattataaagaaGGCTTAGGCTCTTTTTTTAAAGGATCTTTGGCAAGAATGGCATTATGTATACCTGCTTCAGCTATATCATGGGGATCATATGAAACGATGAAacgattttttaaaattaattttaattcaatttaa